From the Corallococcus silvisoli genome, one window contains:
- a CDS encoding DNA-methyltransferase: MFAEAAAPALKIVRRSQNDSVFAKRGEAYTLLQGDSLELMAQLPEQSFDLIFADPPYFLSNGGTTCKNGKRVSVAKGQWDVSRGVEEDHAFTTKWLAACQRLLRPSGTLWVSGTQHVIFNAGFAMQKLGYKLLNTVTWYKPNASPNLACRYFTHSTELLIWASPKSGGKLQHVFNYQRMKQENGGKQMRDVWALPRNGDEELTADGAGRMWTQTAPRGEEKAFGSHPTQKPVALLERILEASCPENSLILDPFNGSGTTGVAALKHGHRYVGIDMNPEYLTLSKKRLDAALK, from the coding sequence CTGCTTCAGGGCGACAGCCTGGAGCTGATGGCCCAGCTGCCCGAGCAGTCCTTCGACCTCATCTTCGCGGACCCGCCGTACTTCCTGTCCAACGGCGGCACCACCTGCAAGAACGGCAAGCGCGTCTCCGTGGCCAAGGGCCAGTGGGACGTCTCCCGCGGGGTGGAGGAGGACCACGCCTTCACCACGAAGTGGCTCGCCGCCTGCCAGCGCCTGCTGCGCCCCAGCGGCACGCTGTGGGTGAGCGGCACCCAGCACGTCATCTTCAACGCCGGCTTCGCCATGCAGAAGCTGGGCTACAAGCTGCTCAACACCGTCACCTGGTACAAGCCCAACGCGAGCCCCAACCTGGCGTGCCGCTACTTCACGCACTCCACGGAGCTGCTCATCTGGGCCTCGCCGAAGTCCGGCGGCAAGCTCCAGCACGTCTTCAACTACCAGCGCATGAAGCAGGAGAACGGCGGCAAGCAGATGCGCGACGTGTGGGCCCTGCCGCGCAACGGTGACGAGGAGCTCACCGCCGACGGCGCCGGCCGCATGTGGACCCAGACGGCCCCGCGCGGCGAGGAGAAGGCCTTCGGCAGCCACCCCACCCAGAAGCCGGTGGCCCTGCTGGAGCGCATCCTGGAGGCGAGCTGCCCGGAGAACTCGCTCATCCTGGACCCCTTCAACGGCAGCGGCACCACCGGCGTGGCCGCCCTGAAGCACGGCCACCGCTACGTGGGCATCGACATGAACCCGGAGTACCTGACCCTGTCCAAGAAGCGCCTGGACGCGGCCCTGAAGTAG